The Amaranthus tricolor cultivar Red isolate AtriRed21 chromosome 6, ASM2621246v1, whole genome shotgun sequence genome has a segment encoding these proteins:
- the LOC130814523 gene encoding uncharacterized protein LOC130814523 isoform X1, which produces MAYPHPFLTFAKAGATIVGGLFALSLVSSTTVKVIQLVTESKRKSLVKPCEACKGKGFYICKLCNGNSTIKWSPLYDPIHINPCKCPTCEGHCIQRCLNCVGKGYYW; this is translated from the exons ATGGCATATCCTCACCCATTTTTAACATTTGCAAAAGCTGGAGCTACAATTGTTGGTGGACTATTTGCACTTTCTCTTGTGTCCTCAACTACCGTCAAGGTGATTCAGTTAGTCACCGAATCCAAAAGA AAAAGCTTGGTGAAACCGTGCGAAGCTTGTAAAGGAAAAGGATTCTATATTTGCAAACTTTGCAATGGAAATTCCACCATTAAATGGTCTCCTCTGTATGATCCTATTCATATCAACCCTTGTAAATGCCCTACTTGTGAAGGTCATTG CATACAACGGTGTCTGAACTGTGTGGGTAAAGGGTACTACTGGTGA
- the LOC130814523 gene encoding protein BUNDLE SHEATH DEFECTIVE 2, chloroplastic isoform X2 has protein sequence MAYPHPFLTFAKAGATIVGGLFALSLVSSTTVKKSLVKPCEACKGKGFYICKLCNGNSTIKWSPLYDPIHINPCKCPTCEGHCIQRCLNCVGKGYYW, from the exons ATGGCATATCCTCACCCATTTTTAACATTTGCAAAAGCTGGAGCTACAATTGTTGGTGGACTATTTGCACTTTCTCTTGTGTCCTCAACTACCGTCAAG AAAAGCTTGGTGAAACCGTGCGAAGCTTGTAAAGGAAAAGGATTCTATATTTGCAAACTTTGCAATGGAAATTCCACCATTAAATGGTCTCCTCTGTATGATCCTATTCATATCAACCCTTGTAAATGCCCTACTTGTGAAGGTCATTG CATACAACGGTGTCTGAACTGTGTGGGTAAAGGGTACTACTGGTGA
- the LOC130815028 gene encoding uncharacterized protein LOC130815028: protein MEEISKFIWETVPWCMFFADDIVLVVENKEEANNKLEEWSAVLESRGSRISRAKTEYLRCEFSGIEMIDEPKVTIGGEVVACTTKFKYLGSAGFVVWDRMLAREEGFSIEDGSYRNAYSKVDEWSHYDG from the exons ATGGAGGAAATCTCTAAATTTATCTGGGAGACCGTACCATGGTGCATGTTTTTTGCTGACGACATCGTGTTGGTAGTAGAAAATAAGGAAGAAGCTAATAAtaaattggaagagtggagTGCAGTCCTAGAGAGTAGAGGGTCGCGCATAAGCCGTGCGAAGACTGAATATTTGCGATGCGAATTCAGTGGGATAGAAATGATAGATGAGCCAAAAGTGACCATAGGGGGTGAAGTTGTTGCATGTACGACCAAGTTTAAGTATCTAGGATCG GCCGGTTTTGTTGTATGGGACAGAATGTTGGCCCGTGAAGAAGGTTTTTCAATAGaggatggaagttacagaaatgcataTTCTAAGGTGGATGAGTGGTCACATTATGATGGATAG